A single window of Salvia splendens isolate huo1 chromosome 8, SspV2, whole genome shotgun sequence DNA harbors:
- the LOC121743577 gene encoding tubulin alpha chain-like, which produces MRECISIHIGQAGIQVGNACWELYCLEHGIQPDGQMPGDTTVGGGDDAFNTFFSETGAGKHVPRAVFVDLEPTVIDEVRTGTYRQLFHPEQLISGKEDAANNFARGHYTIGKEIVDLCLDRIRKLADNCTGLQGFLVFHAVGGGTGSGLGSLLLERLSVDYGKKSKLGFTIYPSPQVSTAVVEPYNSVLSTHSLLEHTDVAVLLDNEAIYDICRKSLDIGRPTYHNLNRLISQVISSLTASLRFDGALNVDVNEFQTNLVPYPRIHFMLSSYAPVISAEKAYHEQLSVAEITNTAFEPSSMMVKCDPRHGKYMACCLMYRGDVVPKDVNAAVATIKTKRTIQFVDWCPTGFKCGINYQPPTVVPGGDLAKVQRAVCMISNSTSVAEVFSRIDHKFDLMYAKRAFVHWYVGEGMEEGEFSEAREDLAALEKDYEEVGAESAEGDDDENEEY; this is translated from the exons ATGAGAGAGTGCATTTCGATCCACATTGGTCAGGCCGGTATTCAGGTCGGAAACGCCTGCTGGGAGCTCTACTGCCTTGAGCACGGGATTCAG CCTGATGGGCAAATGCCTGGTGATACCACCGTCGGCGGTGGTGATGATGCTTTTAACACTTTTTTCAGCGAGACTGGCGCTGGGAAACATGTGCCTCGTGCTGTGTTTGTGGATCTGGAACCTACTGTGATTGATGAGGTGCGCACTGGCACATACCGTCAGCTGTTCCACCCTGAGCAACTTATCAGTGGCAAGGAAGATGCTGCCAACAACTTTGCCAGAGGTCATTACACCATTGGCAAAGAAATTGTTGATCTCTGCCTTGATAGGATCCGCAAACTTGCAGATAACTGCACTGGGCTACAGGGGTTCTTGGTTTTCCATGCTGTTGGTGGCGGTACTGGATCTGGGCTTGGATCTCTTCTGCTTGAGAGGCTCTCTGTTGACTATGGTAAAAAGTCGAAGTTGGGGTTCACCATTTATCCTTCCCCTCAGGTTTCGACTGCTGTTGTTGAGCCCTACAACTCCGTGCTCTCCACCCATTCTCTCCTTGAGCACACTGATGTTGCTGTGCTTCTTGACAACGAAGCTATCTATGATATCTGCCGCAAATCACTTGATATTGGTAGGCCCACTTACCATAATCTCAACAGGCTCATTTCTCAG GTGATTTCCTCCTTGACAGCATCTCTGAGGTTCGATGGAGCATTGAACGTGGATGTGAACGAATTCCAGACCAACTTGGTTCCATACCCAAGGATCCACTTCATGCTTTCGTCGTATGCCCCTGTGATCTCTGCTGAGAAAGCCTACCACGAGCAGCTCTCTGTTGCTGAAATCACCAACACTGCATTCGAGCCATCATCCATGATGGTGAAGTGTGATCCTCGCCATGGGAAGTACATGGCTTGCTGTCTGATGTACAGGGGTGATGTTGTCCCCAAGGATGTGAATGCAGCTGTTGCCACAATCAAGACCAAGAGGACCATCCAGTTTGTCGACTGGTGCCCGACTGGTTTCAAGTGTGGTATCAACTACCAGCCACCAACTGTTGTCCCTGGTGGAGATCTGGCCAAGGTGCAGAGGGCAGTGTGCATGATTTCCAACTCAACTAGCGTTGCTGAGGTCTTCTCAAGGATTGATCACAAGTTTGACCTGATGTATGCCAAGCGTGCTTTTGTGCACTGGTATGTTGGTGAGGGTATGGAAGAAGGCGAGTTCTCTGAGGCTAGGGAGGATCTTGCTGCTCTTGAGAAGGACTACGAGGAAGTTGGGGCAGAGTCTGCTGAAGGAGATGACGATGAGAACGAGGAATACTGA
- the LOC121745227 gene encoding probable polygalacturonase isoform X2 translates to MVDSLRFSRSSSCRPDSRRTLLQWVPQFLSFHRTLLALIWALGFVFIIAWQRAAVDRFWGPPARSIPRLRPLVFNLADFGAVGDGITVNTNAFERAVSEIRRRGGGQLNVEAGRWLTAPFNLTSHMTLFLAQNAVILGIDDENHWLLMPPLPSYGFGRERAGPRYGSLIHGQNLTDVVITGHNGTINGQGQTWWTKYRKNLLNYTRGPLLQLMWSRDILISDVTLRDSPFWTLHPYDCQNVTISNVTILAPLSGAPNTDGIDPDSCKDVLIEHSYISVGDDGIAIKSGWDQYGIAYGRPSANILIRNVVVRSMISAGVSIGSEMSGGVTNVTVENLLVWNSKRGIRIKTSAGRGGFVRHITYQNLTLDNVRVGIVIKTDYNEHPDEGYNPNALPLIEDIRFDGIRGQGVRIPVRIYGSQEIPVRNVSFKDMLVGITYKKKRIFQCSYVQGHVIGKIFPAPCENLDVYDEQGRLLRQSTSQSSDDTEYDP, encoded by the exons ATGGTAGATTCTCTCCGATTCTCACGCAGCAGCTCTTGCAGACCCGATTCCCGCCGCACTCTGCTTCAATGGGTCCCTCAATTTCTTTCATTCCACCGCACTCTGCTGGCTCTCATCTGGGCCCTCGGATTCGTTTTCATAATCGCGTGGCAGAGGGCAGCCGTCGATCGCTTCTGGGGCCCTCCAGCCCGCTCCATTCCCCGGCTCCGCCCGCTTGTCTTCAATCTCGCCGATTTCGGGGCGGTGGGGGATGGAATTACCGTGAATACCAACGCTTTTGAGAGGGCGGTGTCGGAAATCCGGAGGCGCGGCGGCGGCCAGCTCAATGTGGAGGCTGGCCGCTGGCTCACCGCCCCTTTCAACCTCACCAGCCACATGACTTTGTTTCTCGCCCAAAATGCTGTTATTCTTGGAATTGAT GATGAGAATCACTGGTTGCTAATGCCTCCTCTGCCTTCTTATGGGTTTGGAAGAGAAAGAGCTGGGCCAAGATATGGAAGCTTGATTCATGGTCAGAACCTAACGGATGTGGTGATAACAG GACACAATGGTACCATCAATGGACAAGGCCAAACATGGTGGACTAAGTACAGGAAGAATCTTTTGAATTATACAAGGGGTCCACTTCTGCAGCTTATGTGGTCAAGAGACATTCTAATATCTGATGTGACTCTACGTGATTCTCCGTTCTGGACGCTACACCCATACGACTGTCAGAATGTTACTATCAGCAACGTGACCATATTGGCTCCACTATCTGGTGCCCCAAATACTGACGGAATAGATCCTG ATTCATGCAAGGATGTATTGATAGAACACAGTTACATAAGTGTCGGAGATGATGGAATTGCAATCAAAAGTGGGTGGGATCAGTATGGAATTGCTTATGGGCGGCCTTCCGCCAACATTCTCATACGTAATGTCGTTGTGCGCTCAATGATAAG TGCAGGTGTATCGATTGGCAGTGAAATGTCTGGTGGAGTTACGAATGTAACCGTGGAGAATCTCCTTGTTTGGAACTCGAAGAGGGGTATTAGAATCAAGACAAGTGCTGGTAGGGGAGGTTTTGTTCGGCATATTACCTACCAGAACCTGACACTAGACAATGTGAGGGTGGGTATTGTGATCAAGACAGATTACAATGAGCATCCGGACGAAGGCTATAATCCAAACGCCCTTCCGCTCATTGAAGATATAAGATTTGATGGGATACGTGGACAGGGAGTTCGCATCCCTGTTCGAATCTATGGCAGCCAAGAGATTCCAGTGAGAAATGTTAGTTTCAAGGACATGTTGGTCGGAATAACATACAAGAAAAAGCGAATATTCCAGTGTTCATATGTCCAAGGACATGTGATCGGGAAGATTTTTCCTGCCCCGTGTGAGAATCTTGATGTGTACGACGAACAAGGGCGGCTGCTCAGGCAATCGACATCTCAGAGCAGCGATGACACGGAATATGATCCATGA
- the LOC121745227 gene encoding probable polygalacturonase isoform X1: MNTGPLDENHWLLMPPLPSYGFGRERAGPRYGSLIHGQNLTDVVITGHNGTINGQGQTWWTKYRKNLLNYTRGPLLQLMWSRDILISDVTLRDSPFWTLHPYDCQNVTISNVTILAPLSGAPNTDGIDPDSCKDVLIEHSYISVGDDGIAIKSGWDQYGIAYGRPSANILIRNVVVRSMISAGVSIGSEMSGGVTNVTVENLLVWNSKRGIRIKTSAGRGGFVRHITYQNLTLDNVRVGIVIKTDYNEHPDEGYNPNALPLIEDIRFDGIRGQGVRIPVRIYGSQEIPVRNVSFKDMLVGITYKKKRIFQCSYVQGHVIGKIFPAPCENLDVYDEQGRLLRQSTSQSSDDTEYDP, translated from the exons ATGAATACAGGGCCCCTG GATGAGAATCACTGGTTGCTAATGCCTCCTCTGCCTTCTTATGGGTTTGGAAGAGAAAGAGCTGGGCCAAGATATGGAAGCTTGATTCATGGTCAGAACCTAACGGATGTGGTGATAACAG GACACAATGGTACCATCAATGGACAAGGCCAAACATGGTGGACTAAGTACAGGAAGAATCTTTTGAATTATACAAGGGGTCCACTTCTGCAGCTTATGTGGTCAAGAGACATTCTAATATCTGATGTGACTCTACGTGATTCTCCGTTCTGGACGCTACACCCATACGACTGTCAGAATGTTACTATCAGCAACGTGACCATATTGGCTCCACTATCTGGTGCCCCAAATACTGACGGAATAGATCCTG ATTCATGCAAGGATGTATTGATAGAACACAGTTACATAAGTGTCGGAGATGATGGAATTGCAATCAAAAGTGGGTGGGATCAGTATGGAATTGCTTATGGGCGGCCTTCCGCCAACATTCTCATACGTAATGTCGTTGTGCGCTCAATGATAAG TGCAGGTGTATCGATTGGCAGTGAAATGTCTGGTGGAGTTACGAATGTAACCGTGGAGAATCTCCTTGTTTGGAACTCGAAGAGGGGTATTAGAATCAAGACAAGTGCTGGTAGGGGAGGTTTTGTTCGGCATATTACCTACCAGAACCTGACACTAGACAATGTGAGGGTGGGTATTGTGATCAAGACAGATTACAATGAGCATCCGGACGAAGGCTATAATCCAAACGCCCTTCCGCTCATTGAAGATATAAGATTTGATGGGATACGTGGACAGGGAGTTCGCATCCCTGTTCGAATCTATGGCAGCCAAGAGATTCCAGTGAGAAATGTTAGTTTCAAGGACATGTTGGTCGGAATAACATACAAGAAAAAGCGAATATTCCAGTGTTCATATGTCCAAGGACATGTGATCGGGAAGATTTTTCCTGCCCCGTGTGAGAATCTTGATGTGTACGACGAACAAGGGCGGCTGCTCAGGCAATCGACATCTCAGAGCAGCGATGACACGGAATATGATCCATGA